A window of Lodderomyces beijingensis strain CBS 14171 genome assembly, chromosome: 1 contains these coding sequences:
- a CDS encoding mitochondrial 37S ribosomal protein bS6m: MYYELFAIARITDPLHVTKEATKIASTVGKLILNNRGVIRDITSLGARPLPKIVSREQERHFQGYNFIIGFDSSSNVQAQLLRTLRKDPRILRASMKKHDLTKSLNPGTSLEQALR, encoded by the coding sequence ATGTACTACGAACTATTTGCTATAGCCCGTATCACGGATCCGTTGCATGTTACAAAGGAAGCCACCAAGATTGCCTCGACAGTTGgtaagttgatcttgaacaacagagGCGTCATCAGGGACATAACGAGCTTAGGCGCAAGACCACTACCCAAGATAGTCTCcagagaacaagaacggCACTTTCAAGGAtacaacttcatcatcggGTTTGATTCCTCGAGTAATGTGCAAGCGCAATTGTTGAGAACATTGCGAAAAGACCCGAGAATCCTAAGGGCCAGTATGAAGAAACacgacttgaccaagagtTTGAATCCGGGGACATCTTTGGAACAGGCCCTTAGGTGA